In the Magnetococcales bacterium genome, GCCTTGGACCTGCCGGGCAGCTCTTCACCACCGCTCTGAAAGGAATCGAAAGCAGCGGGCTGAGACTCATCAATCAGATGACCGCCATCGCCAACAATCCCGCCAAGCTCCACTCATTCCTCCTCACCCACGAGGAGCTTTTCGAGCCGGAAGCTTTGCGCACCCTCTGCCAAAACCTCCTGAGCGCCGCCCCCAAATCGATCCGCCGCCACGAAAAACAGTTTGGCCCCATCGACCCCCTGGAGCGGTTCTATATTTTGGCACGGCACGCCGAAAATGAAGGGGATCTGGAACGCGCCCAACGTTATTGGAACAAAGGCCTCCACGCGCTTAAAGAGGAGCCTCTGGCAGATCAACCCCCCAAGGATCAAGGCGAACGAAACCTGGAGATGGCCCTCATTCTGCGCCGTCTGGATCAACTGGAGCAGGCCATCGAACCCGAAGCAACCCGCACCAGCTTTCCCCTTCTGGAAGAAAGCCTGACCCTGGATCCCGGAGAAAAAAACAGCTGGCGGCTACTCCTCTATCGTTATCGACACAACAACGACGAAAAAGCCTACCACCACTGGGTCACCCGGAGCATTGAGCATTTTGCTGCCGATCCGGAATTTCTCAGCCTGGGCGTGGCCTCAGCCATGGCCCGCAAGGCGTTTAAAAGTGCCGCACACCTGGCGACCAGACAGTTAACCATCGATCCCGACAACCGGCAGGTGCGACGGGGAGCCATTGCCGCGCATCTGGAGCACGCCCGCAAACAGATCCGTGGTGGTCGCCTGACCCTGGCCCGCAAGGAGCTTGAGCATGCCCTGGAGCTGGAGCAAAGCTCAAGCGGGCAGGGAATCGTGCAAATTCTTCAGGGATTCATCAAACTCCTGGAGCGGCAAAAAAAAGCGGGCGATACCGACATCCAGATCGGCATCAAACTCATCGGCAGCCCCATGGCAGGACATTTTTGGGTGATGGTGGAAGCCGAACGGCTGAAACTCCCCATGAACCACTATTCCCGCTACCGCAAGGCCTTCTTCCAAAAGGGTGGCGGCAAACCCGAACGGGAAGCTTTTTTGCGGTTGACCGAAATGCTGGAAGCCCTGCCCCGGCGGGGAGCGCCCATGGCCCGGGAAACCATCAACCGGCTGGACAGCTTTTTTGATAAAGGGGCACAACTCCCCCTCACCCTGGATGAAACCCGATATATCTGTAAGCGCTTTCACCAGGCCGGGGAGCGGGAATTGCTGCACCACCACATCACCGCCGGGGAGGCCAAATGGCCCGAGGAGGTGATCTATCCCCCGCCCCAAGAGGTGATTTTGCGCTATCCGGACAACCCCTTTGCCAACCCCATGGCCGACCCCCTCTCCACATCCATTACCGGCTCCCTCTACGGAGACTCCCTGACCAAAGGGGGCCATTCGGATTCCGCTCTCTCTCCCCCATCAACCAAAAAACGGGACAAGGATCCCAACCAACTGGAGATGGATTTTGGCCCATGAAAAACCCCTTCACCATCCTGGCCATCTCTGATCACGCCGATGACGAAACGATCCGGGAAGCCTTCAACGCCCAACTGCAGGCCTTTCCCCAGGAACGTTTTCCCCAACGTTACCGGGAAATCCAGGCCGCTTTCCATGCCCTTCAGGATCGTCGGCTGCGGATGCGCCAGCGGCTTTTTGGCAATGGCGATCCGGATCTGACCCCCCTTTGGACCCAATGCCTGCGTTATACCGCCCCCAGGCGCCCCACCCAAAAAACCTTTCGGGATCTCATGGCGGAGTCCCTCTCGGAATATCGTTTTCCCGATTCAGAAAAGAGTTAAACCCTTCCATAGCCCTGAGCCCTCCTCGCAAAAACAAGAAAAATAGCCAAGAAGGATTTCCCGTGGGAGGAAAAACTGGCTAAAATGGGCTGCTTCACTCAAAAAACGCCAAGAAAGAAAGATCGCATTTCATGACCTTCATCTGGACTCTGACCGCCCTGACACTGGCGACCCTGGCTTTTGTCTTTTATCCCCTCTTCATGCGTCGGGGAGGACGCCCTCTGCCTGTTGGTGTGGAAGGGGATCCCCGGATTGAACTGGAAAATCAACGGGACTCCCTCCTGCGGCAGCTGAAGGAACTGGACTACGAAACCTCGGCAGGCTATCTGGACGAGGCGGCCGCCGGAACCACGGCAGGCCAAGTGCGCGAAGAGCTTTCCCAGGTGTTGGCCAATCTGGATAAACAGGAAAAAGAACCCGACGCCACGACCGACGCCAATCAAGGGGATGACCAAAACGCCGCCCTCAAGCGAACGGTGGATAAGGCTGGAGGTGCGGTGGCGCTGATTTTGGTGGCGGCCCTCAGCATGGGGCTCTATATCGCCATGGGCTCACCCAAACAAGTCCCCAGCCCCGAACCCCAGGCTGCGGCTCCCAGTGAGTCGGACATCAACACCATGGTGGCCAACCTCGCTGCCCGCCTGCAAAACGAACCGGACAACATCGAAGGCTGGATGCAGCTGGGGCGCTCCTATAGCTACATGCAACGCTATGACAAAGCCATCGAGGCCTATGCCCACGTCCTCACCGTGGATTCTGAAAATATGGATGCCGCCGTCGGCCTGGCTGAATCCCAGGTGAAGGGAAGCGACCCGGAGCAGTTTAGGCTGGGGATTGATCTTTTCAAGGATATCATGGCCAAGGATCCCAACCGCCCCGAACCCCTCTGGTTCCTGGGATCAATCGCCCTGCGGGGGGGAGAAAAAAATCTGGCCATCGACATGTGGGAACGACTGCTTACGATTATACCCCCTGACAGCCCCGCACGAGAAACCCTGGAATCAGCCATCGAGGAAGCCAAAAAGTTGCCGGAGCCACAAAACAATCCCTAACCGCTAAAAATCACCGGGAAGCCTCCACCACCCACTTCCCTGTGAAAAATCATCAAAATCCATGAAATTCTCAAGAAAACAGGGCAAGCGGAAGCTGGCGCTTGGGATTGCCTTGCTGTAGAATTCGTGCGTTTAATAACGCTTGAGTCAAAACTAGAGCTTCAGCCCAAAACCCGGGCTTTGCCTTCAATCTGGAGAATGCCACCATGTTTGGTTTGGGAGCCACGGAACTCATCATCATTCTGGTGATCGTCCTGATACTCTTCGGTGCTGGAAAACTCCCCAAAGTGATGAAAGATGTGGGGCGTGGCGTGAAAAGCTTCAAAAGCGCCATGAACGAAACCGAAGAGCAACTCAAAAATTCGACCGAATCTTCTGAACCTTCCGCTATCGAAGGGGAAGTGAAGAAGGACGACAACAAGGCCGCAAGCTAAGGTGGAGTGACCCTTTATGCTTGGAATGGGCTGGTCTGAAATCTTCATTATCGTAATCATCGGACTCCTGGTGATCGGGCCTGACAAGCTGCCCGAAGTAGCCAGGGGAATCGCCAAAACGATCCGTCAGGTGCATCGTTTTGCGAACGATATCCGCGACTCCATCAACCTGGATGAGCTTGAAGCCAGCACCAAACCCGGCACGCCCCAAAATCCCCACCAGCCTCCGGGGAGTAGCGGACTGGAAGGGCTCAATCCAGATCATGGACTGGGCACCGGGCCAAACACTGGACTGGACACCAGACCAGAGCCAGGGCTTGATCTCTCCAGCGACATGGATGAAGACCCCACCCCTGTGGAACCGGTCCAAGCCAAACCGGAACCGGTCGATACCGCACAATCGCATTCCCACGGGGCAGAACCAAGCCCCAACAAAGGCCAAACCAACGCTTAAGCCATGGAACACGAAGATAAAGCACCGCTCCTGTCCCACCTGATCGAACTCAGGCAGCGGATGATGACCTCGGTCTTCGCGATCCTGATCGCCTTTTTGGCCTGCTATGGGTTTGCCGAAGAAATTTTCAGCTTCCTGGTCAAGCCCCTGCGGGAGGTGATCGGCCCGGACGCCAAAATGATCTATACCGGGCTCCACGAGGCTTTTTTCACCTATCTGAAAGTCTCGTTTTTCGCTGGGCTCTTTCTGGCACTACCGGTTGTCTTCAGTCAATTTTGGCGATTTGTGGCGCCAGGGCTCTACCAGCACGAAAAAAAGGCCTTTTTGCCATTTTTAATTATCACCCCACTGCTTTTTTTCCTGGGGGGAAGCCTCGCCTATACGTTCGTCTTTCCGTTGGCGTTTAAATTTTTTCTGGGATTCACCTCCCCCACCATCGAGGCGCTGCCAACCCTCAAAGAATATTTGAGCCTGGTGATCAAACTCATCTTCGCCTTCGGCCTCGCCTTTGAGCTGCCGGTGGCGCTGGTTTTGCTCATCAAAGCCCAGGTTACTTCTGTTTCGTCCCTGGTGGCCAAACGCAAGTATAACATCGTACTCGCCTTCGTCGCCGCTGCGATTCTTACCCCACCCGATCCATTCACCCAAATCTTTTTGGCCATTCCCATCATGGCCATGTACGAAATTTCCATTTTGATCGGGCGCAACATCGAAGCGACCCGAGCCAAACAAGAAGCCACAGTAGACAAAGAACTTTAAGCCAATCCGAAATTGGACCCAAAACGTTGAGCAAATCCAGTACTACCCCACTCTATATCACCCCCCTGGGCGGCCTGGGGGAAATCGGCATGAACCTCATGGTCTACGAATACGACGAGCGCCTGCTCATCGTCGACTGTGGCCTGACTTTCCCCACCCCGGACACCCCCGGGATCGATGTCATCATCCCGGATACCCGCTATCTGGCAGAAAACCGCGACCGCATTGAAGGGTTTGTCTTCACCCACGGCCACGAAGATCACATCGGCGCCCTGCCCCACATTTGGCCGGATCTGGAAGGCCCGGTTTACGGCACGCCCATGACCCTGGGGCTGTTGGAAGGAAAGTTCAGGGAACACAACCTGACGGAAAAGGTCCAAACCCACGAAGTCCGCTATGGTGTGCCGTTTGAGCTGGGGCCCTTTAAGATCACCTATATTCCGGTCACCCACTCCATCGTCGATGCCGCAGCGTTGGCGATCACCACCCCATTGGGCACCATCATCCATACCGGGGATTTTAAAATCGACCACACCCCGGATGGGAGCCTCACCACCGATCTTTACGCCCTCTCCCGGTTTGGTGAGCAAGGCGTTTTGGCGCTTCTTTCCGACTCAACCAACATCACTGTCCCCGGCTCGACCGTTTCCGAGCGGGGCATCAACAACGTCTTCGAAAAGCTATTTGACAAGGCAGAGGGGCTTTTGATTGTCGCCACCTTCTCCTCCAACATTCAGCGCATCGGTCAAATAATTCACGCGGCAGCGGCGTGTGGGCGCAAGGTGCTCCTCAATGGCCGCTCCATGGTCAACAATATCACCGTAGCCCGGCGGCTGGGATTTCTCAATCCACCAGCGGACACCTTGATCGACATCCGCCAATTTCGAAAACACCCCCGGGAAAAGCTTCTGGTTCTCTCCACCGGCAGTCAGGGGGAGCCTAACTCCTCATTGATTCGCATCGCCAACGGCGAGCACAAGGAGATCAAGATCGAATCCGGGGATACGGTGGTCTTTTCCTCCAAATTCATTCCCGGCAACGAACGCACCATTTGGACTCTGATCAACCTTCTGTTCAAATCCGGGGCAGAAGTGATCCACGAAAAAAATGTTCCGGAAATCCATGTCTCCGGTCACGCCCCCCAGGAAGACCTGAAGCTGATGATGGCGCTGACCAAGCCCCGGTTTTTCATCCCCATCCATGGGGAGCTCAGGCACCTTCATCGCCATACCCGACTGGCCTGGAAAATGGGTATCCCCAAGGAAAACACCCTGGTGATCGAAAATGGCCACCGAGTGTGTCTGGATGGAAAAACCATCGAACAGATGGAGCCTGTCCCCAGTGGCCGGGTCTTTGTAGATGGCAAGGGTGTGGGGGATGTGGGGGATATCGTCCTGCGGGATCGGCGTTATCTTTCCGAAGATGGCTTGGTGGCGGTGGTGCTGGTCATTGAAAAAGCCACGGGGGCGATCCTGCAACGTCCGGAACTGCTGACCCGGGGTGTGGTCTACGAAGACGAAAGCCAAAACCTGCTGGAAGAGGCCAAAGAGGCGGTTGAGGCCGCCCTGGAGATGGGGCCCAAGGCGATGGATTTCCGAGATGACGAAACAGCTGGCCCCAGGGAGCTTGCGCTGAGGGCCTTGCGTCGATTTTTCAAGAAACGACTGGGCCGACGACCGGTGGTCGTACCCCTGGTGATGGAGATGTAGGCATGCCCCCCCGAGGCAATCAATCCCGGCGCAAACAAAAACAAAATGTCGAAAAGAGCATGACCCTTCTGCGGGAAGGAAGCGGTATCCTGCTCCTATGTCTCACCGCATTTATTGCCGTCAGCCTCTTTTCGTTCGATCCTTCGGATCCCTCTTTCAACTATACCGGGGACGACGAACAGGTCAGCAACCTGGCCGGTTTGGCTGGGGCTCACCTGGCGGACCTAACCCTGCAACTGTTTGGGTATTCTTCGGGCTGGCTGCTGCTTTTGATTGGTTTTTTAGGCTTCCAACTCTTTCGCAACCGCCCCATCAGCCTCTATCTGGACCGCATCCTGGCTCTACCGATGCTGGCGGTGGTGACCAGCCTGTTGGCGGCGATGTTTTTCACCCCGGACTCAACACCACTGCTACCAGCGGGGCCCGGGGGCATGTTGGGATTGCTCGCAGCCAAGGCGATTCGCCGCACCTTTGGTTTTTGGGGCGGATTAATCCTGCTCGTACCCCTGGCCGTACTCTCCATGATGGTGCTCACCCGTTTTTCGTTACAGGATTTTATCAACCGGGTACAGCATGAGATGGGCTTTGTCGGCGGCTGGACCGGCGATAAAATTCGCGCCTCTGCGGCTGCAAGAGCCGAACAAAAGGCAGCCCAGGCCGAAGCAGCCCTGGCTGAAGCAGAAGCTCAAGCCGAGGCGCAAGCCGCAGAAGATGCCGCCTTTGCTGAAGAAGATTCCCCTGATCTCCCCCAGAGTGCTTTGGAACCCGATGAGGAGCTGGATTCGGGTCACCAGCTGGATGAAAAGAACGAAGAGCGTTACGATACCGACAATAATCCACCCTATCCGGAACATCTGTCTCGGCTGGATTCTGACACGCCTTCAGGCTCAGCCGGAGACGATCTCCACCCGGAACCCTACGCTGACATGGCTTCACCGCCGCCCAAAGAGCGCAAGTGGCTGGATAATATCCTCCATCCCTTTGCCCGACGGGATGCGGATGAAAAATCCACGGTTCCCCAGCAACGCCAGGAGCCCATGGTCGAAGAGTTGCCTCCCCTGGGAAGCCTGGGCAAAAAACGGATGGAACCTCGCCTGGAGCCCTCTCTGGACGGGCCGGAAACAGAAAGCTGGGACGAAACCGGCCCTGTCAGGGATTTTACCCCAGAGCGCCCCCAGCCCACCCCCAAGGAGGTCATTCCCGGCATCACCCCCTGGGCTGAGGAGGACTCCTTTGACCCGGACCCCCTGGAGCCCGAGATGGACCCGGACACCCCGTTTGGAACGGAAGATGCCGATCTTTCCGAACGGGTTGACGCCTGGCACAAAACCCATGCCCACAAGCTTTCCCAGGCATCTATAGAAACCACCCCTCAAGGGGAAGCGGAAGAAACCAGCGAATCGGATGACCCGGAAAGTGTTGTCAGTGGCTTGAAAGCACCTGTTGTGGCGACCTCCCCCCTCTCTTCCCCAGCAGCAAAACAGGCACCTCCCGTTGCCCCGGAGAAGATGGCTCAGGAACCTTCCCCAGCCACACCGCTCTCGGAAAGTGAAAAATCCACGGCTTCCCCCGCTTTCAAAAGATATGATGCGGCTTTTGAGCCTGGTGAAAAGATGGCGGAAGAGGCCGATTCCGTCTATCCCACACTTCAGGATAGTCCGACAAACCCTCCTCAACAGAGCGAGGAAGCGCCCTCTCCTGGTCGCTCTTTTCAAACAAAACCCGACTCTCAGTCATCCCTTAACCACAATTTCGATCCACCGGAGGATAATCGGCACCATTCCTTGGTGGATGAAAAGATTGCAGCCGAAGAGAAGCCCGTCCCCCCTTTTGAAGCCCAGGACCGGCCCCCCTCTTTCGCTGAAATGGCTTCGGGAACCGATGTCGCCGAGCCGTCTGATTTCAGCACTGCCCAGTGGAACTCTCCCGCTGAACTTGAAGTGGATGATCCGGAGCTTGAATCCGCCCCGGACGATTTCAGTGAAACCGATCAGGCCCCTCTGGA is a window encoding:
- the ccmI gene encoding c-type cytochrome biogenesis protein CcmI, translating into MTFIWTLTALTLATLAFVFYPLFMRRGGRPLPVGVEGDPRIELENQRDSLLRQLKELDYETSAGYLDEAAAGTTAGQVREELSQVLANLDKQEKEPDATTDANQGDDQNAALKRTVDKAGGAVALILVAALSMGLYIAMGSPKQVPSPEPQAAAPSESDINTMVANLAARLQNEPDNIEGWMQLGRSYSYMQRYDKAIEAYAHVLTVDSENMDAAVGLAESQVKGSDPEQFRLGIDLFKDIMAKDPNRPEPLWFLGSIALRGGEKNLAIDMWERLLTIIPPDSPARETLESAIEEAKKLPEPQNNP
- the tatA gene encoding twin-arginine translocase TatA/TatE family subunit, with product MFGLGATELIIILVIVLILFGAGKLPKVMKDVGRGVKSFKSAMNETEEQLKNSTESSEPSAIEGEVKKDDNKAAS
- a CDS encoding twin-arginine translocase TatA/TatE family subunit, with product MLGMGWSEIFIIVIIGLLVIGPDKLPEVARGIAKTIRQVHRFANDIRDSINLDELEASTKPGTPQNPHQPPGSSGLEGLNPDHGLGTGPNTGLDTRPEPGLDLSSDMDEDPTPVEPVQAKPEPVDTAQSHSHGAEPSPNKGQTNA
- the tatC gene encoding twin-arginine translocase subunit TatC, with product MEHEDKAPLLSHLIELRQRMMTSVFAILIAFLACYGFAEEIFSFLVKPLREVIGPDAKMIYTGLHEAFFTYLKVSFFAGLFLALPVVFSQFWRFVAPGLYQHEKKAFLPFLIITPLLFFLGGSLAYTFVFPLAFKFFLGFTSPTIEALPTLKEYLSLVIKLIFAFGLAFELPVALVLLIKAQVTSVSSLVAKRKYNIVLAFVAAAILTPPDPFTQIFLAIPIMAMYEISILIGRNIEATRAKQEATVDKEL
- a CDS encoding ribonuclease J → MSKSSTTPLYITPLGGLGEIGMNLMVYEYDERLLIVDCGLTFPTPDTPGIDVIIPDTRYLAENRDRIEGFVFTHGHEDHIGALPHIWPDLEGPVYGTPMTLGLLEGKFREHNLTEKVQTHEVRYGVPFELGPFKITYIPVTHSIVDAAALAITTPLGTIIHTGDFKIDHTPDGSLTTDLYALSRFGEQGVLALLSDSTNITVPGSTVSERGINNVFEKLFDKAEGLLIVATFSSNIQRIGQIIHAAAACGRKVLLNGRSMVNNITVARRLGFLNPPADTLIDIRQFRKHPREKLLVLSTGSQGEPNSSLIRIANGEHKEIKIESGDTVVFSSKFIPGNERTIWTLINLLFKSGAEVIHEKNVPEIHVSGHAPQEDLKLMMALTKPRFFIPIHGELRHLHRHTRLAWKMGIPKENTLVIENGHRVCLDGKTIEQMEPVPSGRVFVDGKGVGDVGDIVLRDRRYLSEDGLVAVVLVIEKATGAILQRPELLTRGVVYEDESQNLLEEAKEAVEAALEMGPKAMDFRDDETAGPRELALRALRRFFKKRLGRRPVVVPLVMEM
- a CDS encoding DNA translocase FtsK 4TM domain-containing protein, translating into MPPRGNQSRRKQKQNVEKSMTLLREGSGILLLCLTAFIAVSLFSFDPSDPSFNYTGDDEQVSNLAGLAGAHLADLTLQLFGYSSGWLLLLIGFLGFQLFRNRPISLYLDRILALPMLAVVTSLLAAMFFTPDSTPLLPAGPGGMLGLLAAKAIRRTFGFWGGLILLVPLAVLSMMVLTRFSLQDFINRVQHEMGFVGGWTGDKIRASAAARAEQKAAQAEAALAEAEAQAEAQAAEDAAFAEEDSPDLPQSALEPDEELDSGHQLDEKNEERYDTDNNPPYPEHLSRLDSDTPSGSAGDDLHPEPYADMASPPPKERKWLDNILHPFARRDADEKSTVPQQRQEPMVEELPPLGSLGKKRMEPRLEPSLDGPETESWDETGPVRDFTPERPQPTPKEVIPGITPWAEEDSFDPDPLEPEMDPDTPFGTEDADLSERVDAWHKTHAHKLSQASIETTPQGEAEETSESDDPESVVSGLKAPVVATSPLSSPAAKQAPPVAPEKMAQEPSPATPLSESEKSTASPAFKRYDAAFEPGEKMAEEADSVYPTLQDSPTNPPQQSEEAPSPGRSFQTKPDSQSSLNHNFDPPEDNRHHSLVDEKIAAEEKPVPPFEAQDRPPSFAEMASGTDVAEPSDFSTAQWNSPAELEVDDPELESAPDDFSETDQAPLEYSDSNPSPDQNQVFAPNWVELETDSEETSSTATAREEPLEATFDEPPADEPTPAPALPVMATLDDDEEKSPLPPLSMLEGATALNSPGPDPASLNAKARILEHKLGDFKIKGQIIDVLPGPVVTTFELDPAPGLRAAKVIGLADDLARNLAATSVRVVGNIPGKNVIGIEIPNDTRDTVYLKDVLLSQSFQKTNSPLAVALGSDITGNPVVGNLAKMPHLLVAGTTGSGKSVAVNAMICSILFSATPEEVRFLMVDPKMLELSIYEGIPHLLAPVVTDVRKAANLLKWAVQEMEERYRLMSELGVRGLAGYNERIKECIENGEQPTRRVKVGFDPETGHPVEEEEPIPLEHKPLIVIVIDELADLMIQVGKEVEPAIARLAQMARAAGLHLIIATQRPSVDVITGLIKANFPTRIAFKVSSKIDSRTILDAMGAERLLGMGDGLYLPPGTTQLRRIHAPFMTDKSVHTLVRFLKSTGSPQYDSSVLVAKESDDSGGDGGMAAGGGGGSGEEYDELYDQAVVLVIKQKKVSTSMVQRHFKIGYNRAARIVDRMAEDGLISEANSAGKREVLAPNANA